One Curtobacterium sp. MCLR17_007 DNA window includes the following coding sequences:
- a CDS encoding ferrochelatase, whose amino-acid sequence MTDTTLITNGQGVLAATPAAASGPEHVETPTAYDAILLAGFGGPEGQDDVIPFLRNVTRGRGIPDERLEEVAHHYRHFGGVSPINAQNRALKAALEGELAKRGIDLPVLWGNRNWEPYLEDAFTEAGEKGYTKLIAIATSAYSSFSSCRQYREDYARVLDATGLIDTIQIDKVRQFFDHPGFVRPFVDGVRDGLARAIAENDGLDVATELHVLFSTHSIPSTDAAKSGPDFRGFGDGGAYAAQHQAVAQVVLDQAWAELLEQPEHAHLQGTAKPAWKLVYQSRSGPPSQPWLEPDINDFLNEDLKGGPTRAVLIVPLGFVSDHMEVMWDLDEEATETAGELGFWSLRTQTPGVDPAYVAGLVDLVLERVNGLSKAERPHMTDIGPWYDVCRPGCCENERAGFKPAAAGVAP is encoded by the coding sequence GTGACCGACACCACCCTGATCACCAACGGCCAGGGCGTCCTCGCCGCCACCCCGGCTGCGGCCTCGGGCCCCGAGCACGTCGAGACCCCGACCGCGTACGACGCCATCCTGCTCGCGGGCTTCGGCGGTCCCGAGGGCCAGGACGACGTCATCCCGTTCCTGCGCAACGTCACCCGCGGGCGCGGGATCCCGGACGAGCGCCTCGAAGAAGTCGCCCACCACTACCGGCACTTCGGCGGCGTCAGCCCGATCAACGCCCAGAACCGCGCGCTCAAGGCCGCGCTCGAGGGCGAACTCGCGAAGCGTGGCATCGACCTGCCCGTGCTGTGGGGCAACCGGAACTGGGAGCCCTACCTCGAGGACGCCTTCACCGAGGCCGGCGAGAAGGGCTACACGAAGCTCATCGCCATCGCCACGAGCGCGTACTCGTCGTTCTCCAGCTGCCGGCAGTACCGCGAGGACTACGCCCGCGTGCTCGACGCCACCGGGCTCATCGACACCATCCAGATCGACAAGGTCCGGCAGTTCTTCGACCACCCCGGATTCGTCCGCCCGTTCGTCGACGGTGTGCGCGACGGCCTGGCCCGGGCGATCGCCGAGAACGACGGGCTCGACGTCGCGACCGAGCTGCACGTCCTGTTCTCGACGCACTCGATCCCCTCGACCGACGCAGCGAAGTCCGGACCCGACTTCCGCGGCTTCGGGGACGGCGGCGCGTACGCGGCCCAGCACCAGGCGGTGGCGCAGGTCGTCCTCGACCAGGCCTGGGCCGAGCTGCTCGAGCAGCCCGAGCACGCACACCTGCAGGGCACGGCGAAGCCGGCCTGGAAGCTCGTCTACCAGTCGCGGTCCGGCCCCCCGTCGCAGCCGTGGCTCGAGCCGGACATCAACGACTTCCTGAACGAGGACCTCAAGGGCGGCCCCACCCGCGCAGTGCTCATCGTGCCGCTCGGCTTCGTGAGCGACCACATGGAGGTCATGTGGGACCTCGACGAAGAAGCGACCGAGACCGCCGGCGAGCTCGGCTTCTGGTCGCTCCGCACGCAGACCCCCGGCGTGGACCCGGCGTACGTCGCGGGCCTGGTCGACCTCGTGCTCGAGCGGGTCAACGGCCTGTCCAAGGCCGAGCGGCCGCACATGACCGACATCGGTCCCTGGTACGACGTCTGCCGTCCGGGGTGCTGCGAGAACGAGCGCGCCGGGTTCAAGCCGGCGGCCGCCGGCGTTGCCCCGTGA
- a CDS encoding DUF3618 domain-containing protein, protein MTDQHPHDRLADDVASTRAQLFDTLDAIEDKLNVPKQLGIAASKVKRGVLEKRPPYLVGLAAGVAVVGGIVVTVLRRR, encoded by the coding sequence GTGACCGACCAGCACCCGCACGACCGACTCGCCGACGACGTCGCCTCGACCCGGGCCCAGCTCTTCGACACCCTCGACGCGATCGAGGACAAGCTCAACGTGCCGAAGCAGCTCGGCATCGCCGCATCGAAGGTGAAGCGTGGCGTCCTCGAGAAGCGTCCCCCGTACCTGGTCGGTCTCGCAGCGGGCGTGGCGGTGGTCGGGGGTATCGTCGTGACGGTGCTCCGACGGCGGTAG
- the hemL gene encoding glutamate-1-semialdehyde 2,1-aminomutase, with product MTATATATNDQLFGRAKNSIPGGVNSPVRAYGSVGGTPRFLVSAKGPYVTDAEGREYVDLVASWGPAILGHAHPGTVEAVQQAAARGLSFGASTPGETELAELVKQRVSVDGDGPIEKIRMVSTGTEATMTAIRLARGYTGRDLLVKFAGHYHGHSDSLLAEAGSGVATLAMPGSAGITAETAAQTLVLPYNDLDAVRAAFDTHSGRIAAVIVEAAAANMGVLAPDRGFNRTLAQITQSHGALLIVDEVLTGFRVGSAGWWGLEASRTVPDGAGWKPDIITFGKVIGGGMPLAALGGKREVMDFLAPLGPVYQAGTLSGNPLAVAAGIATLRAATPAVYESLNRTAAVISSATSEALSAAGVAHTVQHAGNLFSFAFTDTAPRNYDDVRAQETWRYAPFFHAMLDAGVTLPPSVYEAWFVTAAHDDRAVDRVLQALPAAARAAASAQP from the coding sequence ATGACCGCCACAGCCACCGCGACCAACGACCAGCTCTTCGGCCGCGCCAAGAACAGCATCCCGGGCGGTGTGAACTCGCCGGTCCGTGCGTACGGCTCGGTCGGCGGGACGCCTCGCTTCCTGGTGTCGGCGAAGGGCCCGTACGTCACCGACGCCGAGGGGCGCGAGTACGTCGACCTGGTCGCGTCGTGGGGCCCGGCGATCCTCGGGCACGCGCACCCCGGCACGGTCGAGGCCGTCCAGCAGGCCGCCGCACGCGGGCTGTCCTTCGGGGCGTCGACCCCCGGCGAGACCGAGCTGGCCGAGCTCGTGAAGCAGCGGGTCTCGGTCGACGGCGACGGCCCGATCGAGAAGATCCGCATGGTGTCCACCGGCACCGAGGCGACCATGACCGCGATCCGTCTGGCACGCGGCTACACCGGCCGCGACCTGCTCGTGAAGTTCGCCGGCCACTACCACGGCCACTCCGACTCCCTGCTGGCCGAGGCCGGCTCGGGCGTCGCGACGTTGGCGATGCCGGGCAGCGCGGGCATCACCGCCGAGACCGCGGCCCAGACGCTGGTGCTGCCCTACAACGACCTCGACGCCGTCCGGGCCGCGTTCGACACGCACTCCGGGCGCATCGCCGCCGTGATCGTCGAGGCCGCCGCGGCGAACATGGGCGTGCTGGCCCCGGACCGCGGGTTCAACCGCACGCTTGCCCAGATCACCCAGTCGCACGGTGCGCTGCTCATCGTCGACGAGGTCCTGACCGGGTTCCGCGTCGGTTCGGCCGGGTGGTGGGGGCTCGAGGCCTCCCGCACGGTGCCGGACGGCGCCGGCTGGAAGCCCGACATCATCACGTTCGGCAAGGTCATCGGAGGTGGCATGCCGCTCGCCGCGCTCGGTGGCAAGCGCGAGGTGATGGACTTCCTCGCCCCGCTCGGTCCCGTCTACCAGGCCGGCACCCTGTCCGGGAACCCGCTCGCAGTCGCTGCGGGCATCGCGACGCTCCGTGCGGCGACGCCGGCCGTGTACGAGTCCCTGAACCGGACGGCGGCGGTGATCTCGTCCGCGACGAGCGAGGCACTCAGTGCCGCCGGTGTCGCGCACACCGTGCAGCACGCGGGCAACCTGTTCTCCTTCGCGTTCACCGACACCGCGCCGCGCAACTACGACGACGTCCGCGCGCAGGAGACCTGGCGCTACGCCCCGTTCTTCCACGCCATGCTCGACGCCGGCGTGACCCTGCCGCCGAGCGTGTACGAGGCCTGGTTCGTCACGGCCGCGCACGACGACCGCGCTGTCGACCGGGTGCTGCAGGCGCTGCCCGCCGCGGCGCGCGCGGCCGCGAGCGCGCAGCCGTAG
- a CDS encoding uroporphyrinogen-III synthase: MPRGGAWGERVALAARARGLDPRIVPLIATEPPLDPAPLDRAVARLVAATSDRSDSPADGVRTSVDGYAWIVVTSAVAVTVLAGRVPGLPSGVRVAAVGEATARAARAAGWRVDLVPDDASAAGLVAALPHMDGTVLFPRSEIAAPTLVDGLRARGIDVDDPVAYRTVGTGDEPVVLDAVPGAVLVTSGSVAREIARRMTPLDPTTLVACIGPGTAADARAAGLPVHVTGASRSAEALLDAVVEALDPSTPDQEGHP, translated from the coding sequence ATCCCCCGGGGTGGCGCGTGGGGCGAGCGCGTCGCCCTGGCCGCTCGGGCCCGCGGGCTCGACCCCCGGATCGTGCCGCTCATCGCGACCGAGCCGCCGCTGGATCCGGCACCGCTGGACCGTGCCGTCGCGCGGCTGGTCGCGGCCACGAGCGACCGGTCGGACTCGCCTGCTGACGGCGTGCGAACCAGCGTCGATGGTTACGCATGGATCGTCGTCACCAGTGCGGTCGCGGTGACGGTCCTCGCCGGCCGCGTCCCCGGCCTCCCGTCCGGTGTCCGGGTGGCGGCGGTCGGCGAGGCGACCGCTCGAGCCGCGCGTGCTGCCGGTTGGCGCGTGGACCTGGTGCCGGACGACGCGTCGGCGGCGGGCCTGGTGGCGGCACTGCCGCACATGGACGGCACCGTGTTGTTCCCCCGGTCCGAGATCGCCGCGCCCACCCTGGTCGACGGCCTGCGCGCACGCGGGATCGACGTCGACGACCCGGTCGCGTACCGTACCGTGGGGACCGGCGACGAGCCGGTCGTCCTCGACGCGGTGCCTGGCGCGGTGCTCGTGACGAGCGGCAGCGTCGCCCGCGAGATCGCCCGCCGGATGACCCCGCTCGACCCCACGACCCTGGTGGCGTGCATCGGGCCCGGGACCGCCGCCGACGCCCGTGCCGCCGGACTCCCCGTGCACGTGACCGGAGCCTCGCGCTCCGCAGAAGCCCTCCTCGACGCCGTCGTCGAGGCCCTCGACCCCTCCACTCCCGATCAGGAAGGCCACCCGTGA
- a CDS encoding ATP-binding cassette domain-containing protein produces MSDVLLRATAVRVTRSGRDLLHDVDLTVRRGEHWALLGPNGAGKSTLLAVLGATGHPTAGSVEILGRRLGRVDVRELREHIAHVDPRHRMLTPLTVHETVLTGRTGTTDLMPRWEPTADDLERADQHVADVGLTARRDARWPVLSQGERGRALIARALMADPQLLLLDEPATGLDVAAREHLLETVDALRHRHPDLGSVMVTHHLEDLPASTSHAMLLRDGAVVAQGDADQVITSSAVSHAFDFPLAIVRSEGRWHARRAVQR; encoded by the coding sequence ATGTCCGACGTCCTGCTCCGCGCCACCGCCGTCCGCGTCACCCGGTCCGGCCGAGACCTGCTGCACGACGTCGACCTGACGGTACGTCGAGGCGAGCACTGGGCACTCCTCGGACCGAACGGCGCGGGCAAGTCCACGCTGCTGGCCGTCCTCGGGGCCACCGGGCACCCCACCGCCGGGTCGGTCGAGATCCTGGGACGTCGCCTGGGCCGTGTCGACGTCCGGGAACTCCGCGAACACATCGCGCACGTCGACCCCCGGCACCGGATGCTCACCCCGCTGACGGTGCACGAGACCGTCCTGACCGGGCGCACCGGGACGACCGACCTCATGCCGCGGTGGGAACCGACCGCCGACGACCTCGAGCGCGCGGACCAACACGTCGCCGACGTCGGGCTGACCGCACGCCGGGACGCCCGCTGGCCGGTGCTGTCGCAGGGCGAGCGGGGTCGCGCGCTGATCGCCCGTGCGCTGATGGCGGACCCGCAGCTGCTCCTGCTCGACGAGCCGGCGACCGGGCTCGACGTCGCCGCACGCGAACACCTGCTCGAGACCGTCGACGCGCTCCGGCACCGCCACCCTGACCTCGGCAGCGTGATGGTCACGCACCACCTCGAGGACCTGCCGGCGTCGACCTCGCACGCGATGCTGCTGCGGGACGGGGCCGTCGTGGCCCAGGGGGATGCCGACCAGGTGATCACGTCGTCAGCGGTGTCGCACGCCTTCGACTTCCCGCTCGCGATCGTCCGCTCCGAGGGCCGCTGGCACGCACGGCGAGCCGTGCAGCGCTGA
- the hemB gene encoding porphobilinogen synthase, translated as MTGRFPQVRPRRLRATPAMRRLVAETRLHPAELVLPMFIREGATDAVDISSMPGVQQHSLDSFRRALVGAAEQGVGGVNLFGVPTAKDATGSGATDPDGILNVAIRVAKAEVGDALVVQSDLCLDEFTDHGHCGVLAADGSVDNDATLLRYRDMAVAQAEAGAELVCLSGMMDGQIAAARDALDTAGHSGTALLAYAAKYASAFYGPFREAVSSSLVGDRRTYQIDAANGRQGLREVALDVDEGADIVMVKPAMSYLDVLAETAATSPVPVWAYQISGEYAMITAAAQNGWIDRDAAAMESLVGIKRAGADAILTYFAVDIARKLNQEAGLRTSGTTADVPGIASTGKAPE; from the coding sequence GTGACTGGACGCTTCCCCCAGGTCCGCCCGCGTCGACTGCGCGCGACCCCCGCCATGCGACGCCTGGTGGCCGAGACCCGGCTGCACCCGGCCGAACTCGTGCTGCCGATGTTCATCCGCGAAGGCGCCACCGACGCCGTCGACATCTCGAGCATGCCGGGCGTGCAGCAGCACTCGCTCGACTCGTTCCGCCGGGCGCTCGTCGGGGCGGCCGAGCAGGGCGTGGGCGGAGTGAACCTGTTCGGCGTCCCCACTGCGAAGGACGCGACGGGGTCTGGCGCGACCGACCCCGACGGCATCCTGAACGTGGCGATCCGGGTCGCGAAGGCCGAGGTCGGTGACGCCCTGGTGGTGCAGTCCGACCTGTGCCTCGACGAGTTCACCGACCACGGGCACTGCGGCGTCCTGGCCGCCGACGGCTCGGTCGACAACGACGCCACCCTGCTGCGGTACCGCGACATGGCGGTCGCCCAGGCCGAGGCCGGCGCCGAGCTCGTCTGCCTGAGCGGCATGATGGACGGCCAGATCGCGGCGGCCCGCGACGCGCTCGACACGGCCGGTCACAGCGGGACGGCACTGCTGGCGTACGCGGCGAAGTACGCCTCGGCGTTCTACGGCCCGTTCCGCGAGGCCGTCTCGTCCTCGCTCGTCGGGGACCGTCGGACGTACCAGATCGATGCCGCCAACGGGCGTCAGGGACTCCGCGAGGTCGCCCTCGACGTCGACGAAGGTGCCGACATCGTGATGGTGAAGCCGGCGATGAGCTACCTCGACGTGCTCGCCGAGACGGCCGCCACGTCGCCCGTCCCGGTCTGGGCCTACCAGATCTCGGGCGAGTACGCGATGATCACCGCGGCCGCGCAGAACGGGTGGATCGACCGGGACGCCGCCGCCATGGAGTCCCTCGTCGGCATCAAGCGCGCCGGGGCGGACGCGATCCTGACGTACTTCGCCGTGGACATCGCACGCAAGCTGAACCAGGAGGCCGGTCTCCGCACCTCCGGCACCACCGCCGACGTCCCCGGCATCGCATCGACCGGGAAGGCCCCCGAATGA
- the hemQ gene encoding hydrogen peroxide-dependent heme synthase, with amino-acid sequence MSSDVPTQGVPDQGATASAHPHETAPDSGIDPNLLTAYALWAVFRRPVGAVPTPGGDAVAELDAVVAAGADQGVTIRGFYDVSGFRADADVMIWLHGDDAQVIQSVLRSIRRTALFQDAEPVWHVMAMHREAEFNKRHTPAFLRGKDPEAWITVYPFVRSYEWYLLPEAERSTMLRDHGVAGAKYRRVLTNTIASFALGDYEWILPLESPDLVDLVDLMRDLRYTEARMHVREEVPFYTGRRVTTAELPEVLS; translated from the coding sequence ATGAGTTCCGACGTGCCCACGCAGGGCGTGCCCGATCAGGGCGCAACCGCGTCCGCCCACCCGCACGAGACCGCTCCGGACTCGGGGATCGACCCGAACCTGCTGACCGCCTACGCGCTGTGGGCCGTCTTCCGGCGTCCCGTGGGTGCGGTCCCCACCCCGGGTGGCGACGCCGTCGCCGAGCTCGACGCCGTGGTGGCCGCGGGTGCCGACCAGGGTGTGACGATCCGCGGCTTCTACGACGTCTCCGGCTTCCGCGCCGACGCCGACGTCATGATCTGGCTGCACGGCGACGACGCCCAGGTCATCCAGTCCGTGCTCCGCAGCATCCGCCGCACCGCGCTGTTCCAGGACGCCGAACCGGTGTGGCACGTCATGGCCATGCACCGCGAAGCCGAGTTCAACAAGCGGCACACCCCCGCGTTCCTGCGCGGCAAGGACCCCGAGGCCTGGATCACGGTCTACCCGTTCGTCCGCTCCTACGAGTGGTACCTGCTGCCGGAAGCGGAGCGCTCGACGATGCTCCGCGACCACGGTGTCGCCGGTGCCAAGTACCGTCGGGTCCTGACGAACACCATCGCGTCGTTCGCACTCGGCGACTACGAGTGGATCCTGCCGCTCGAGAGCCCCGACCTGGTCGACCTCGTCGACCTGATGCGTGACCTGCGCTACACCGAGGCCCGCATGCACGTGCGCGAAGAAGTGCCCTTCTACACCGGTCGTCGCGTGACGACCGCCGAACTCCCGGAGGTCCTGTCGTGA
- the hemC gene encoding hydroxymethylbilane synthase, producing MTTPTDQSDAVRPIRLGTRASRLAVAQSQDVADRLAKAAGRPVELVTVTSEGDTNRASLASLGGTGVFASALREALVAGQVDVLVHSLKDLPTAPYPGLTIAAVPKRADARDVLVARNAATIETLPEGAKVGTGSPRRAAQLRAKRPDLDVVDIRGNIDTRLGRVQDDLDAVVLAAAGLGRIERLAEATELLDLGFWPSAPGQGALAIEVRADESDRNLVAALRKIEHAPTRLTVSAEREVLAKLEAGCSAPIGATAIVDAEMLLVSATVYRPDGSEYRTASHAAVLDGSAQDRLSEALQVGGRVAAELLENGAGDLADLADSVQ from the coding sequence GTGACCACACCCACCGACCAGTCCGACGCCGTCCGGCCCATCCGCCTCGGCACCCGCGCCAGCCGCTTGGCGGTCGCCCAGTCCCAGGACGTGGCGGACCGTCTGGCCAAGGCGGCGGGTCGTCCGGTCGAGCTCGTGACCGTGACCAGCGAGGGCGACACGAACCGTGCCTCGCTCGCCAGCCTCGGCGGGACGGGCGTGTTCGCGTCCGCGCTGCGCGAGGCCCTCGTCGCCGGCCAGGTGGACGTCCTCGTCCACTCCCTCAAGGACCTGCCGACCGCGCCGTACCCGGGGCTCACCATCGCAGCGGTGCCCAAGCGTGCCGACGCCCGTGACGTCCTGGTGGCCCGGAACGCGGCCACGATCGAGACCCTGCCCGAGGGCGCCAAGGTCGGCACGGGTTCGCCCCGCCGTGCGGCGCAGCTCCGGGCCAAGCGTCCCGATCTCGACGTCGTGGACATCCGCGGCAACATCGACACGCGGCTCGGCCGGGTACAGGACGACCTCGACGCCGTCGTGCTGGCTGCGGCCGGGCTCGGGCGCATCGAGCGGCTGGCCGAGGCGACCGAGCTCCTCGACCTGGGCTTCTGGCCGAGTGCTCCGGGGCAGGGTGCACTCGCGATCGAGGTCCGAGCGGACGAGTCCGACCGGAACCTGGTGGCTGCACTGCGCAAGATCGAGCACGCGCCCACCCGCCTGACGGTGTCCGCCGAGCGTGAGGTGCTCGCGAAGCTCGAGGCCGGCTGCTCGGCCCCGATCGGAGCGACCGCCATCGTCGACGCCGAGATGCTCCTCGTGTCGGCCACGGTCTACCGCCCGGACGGCTCCGAGTACCGCACGGCGTCCCACGCCGCGGTGCTCGACGGCTCCGCTCAGGACCGCCTGTCCGAGGCGCTCCAGGTGGGTGGCCGTGTCGCCGCCGAGCTGCTCGAGAACGGCGCGGGTGACCTCGCCGACCTCGCCGACAGCGTGCAGTAG